One segment of Meriones unguiculatus strain TT.TT164.6M chromosome X, Bangor_MerUng_6.1, whole genome shotgun sequence DNA contains the following:
- the LOC132649971 gene encoding mortality factor 4-like protein 2, which yields MSSGKQASHTCGQQSAEEDNSKKAIRSNMQRSQMRRAASGKESAVSLPKSLEPALPGRWGGRSAEKAPSGSVRKTSKSKQKTPGNGDGGSSSKMPQPPRKKRARAVATVESEEALKKRVDVEVEVKIPEELKPWLVEDWDLVTRQKQLFQLPAKENVDAILEEYANCAKSHGRADNKEYAVDEVVGGGIKKYFNVMLGTQLLYEFERPQYAEILLAHPDVPVSHIYGAPHLLRLFVRIGAMLAYKPLGEKRAVLANTPFDEHSLPLLLGYLHDFLKYLAKNSASLFTASDYKVASAEYHLKAL from the coding sequence ATGAGTTCCGGAAAGCAGGCTTCTCACACTTGTGGACAACAATCTGCTGAAGAAGACAACTCTAAGAAAGCAATTCGAAGCAACATGCAGAGAAGTCAGATGAGAAGAGCTGCCTCAGGAAAGGAgtctgctgtttccctgccaaAGAGTCTTGAACCAGCCCTTCCAGGAAGATGGGGGGGTCGCTCTGCTGAGAAGGCCCCTTCTGGTTCTGTGCGGAAGACAAGCAAGAGCAAGCAGAAGACTCCTGGCAATGGagatggtggcagcagcagcaaaatgCCCCAGCCCCCACGGAAGAAAAGGGCACGAGCTGTTGCCACTGTGGAGAGTGAGGAGGCGTTGAAGAAGAGAGTggatgtggaagtggaagtgaagatTCCTGAAGAATTAAAACCATGGCTGGTGGAGGACTGGGACTTGGTCACTAGGCAGAAGCAGTTGTTCCAACTCCCTGCTAAAGAGAATGTAGATGCCATTCTTGAGGAGTATGCCAATTGTGCGAAGTCACACGGAAGGGCTGATAATAAGGAGTATGCAGTTGATGAAGTtgtggggggggggataaaaaagtatttcaatgtgatgctgggcactcagctgcTCTACGAGTTTGAAAGGCCCCAGTATGCTGAGATCCTGCTGGCTCACCCTGATGTGCCAGTGTCACACATCTATGGGGCACCACACCTACTGAGATTATTTGTGAGAATCGGCGCAATGTTGGCCTATAAGCCCCTTGGTGAGAAGAGGGCAGTGTTGGCCAATACACCCTTCGATGAGCATAGCCTTCCATTACTGCTGGGctatttgcatgatttccttaagtATCTGGCAAAGAATTCTGCTTCGCTGTTTACTGCCAGTGATTACAAAGTGGCTTCTGCTGAGTATCACCTCAAAGCCCTGTGA
- the LOC132650115 gene encoding mortality factor 4-like protein 2, which yields MSSGKQASHTCGQQSAEEDNSKKAIRSNMQRSQMRRAASGKESAVSLPKSLEPALPGRWGGRSAEKAPSGSVRKTSKSKQKTPGNGDGGSSSKMPQPPRKKRARAVATVESEEALKKRVDVEVEVKIPEELKPWLVEDWDLVTRQKQLFQLPAKENVDAILEEYANCTKSHGKGDNKEYAVDEVVGGIKKYFNVMLGTQLLYEFERPQYAEILLAHPDVPVSHIYGAPHLLRLFVRIGAMLAYKPLGEKRAVLANTPFDEHSLPLLLGYLHDFLKYLAKNSASLFTASDYKVASAEYHLKAL from the coding sequence ATGAGTTCCGGAAAGCAGGCTTCTCACACTTGTGGACAACAATCTGCTGAAGAAGACAACTCTAAGAAAGCAATTCGAAGCAACATGCAGAGAAGTCAGATGAGAAGAGCTGCCTCAGGAAAGGAgtctgctgtttccctgccaaAGAGTCTTGAACCAGCCCTTCCAGGAAGATGGGGGGGTCGCTCTGCTGAGAAGGCCCCTTCTGGTTCTGTGCGGAAGACAAGCAAGAGCAAGCAGAAGACTCCTGGCAATGGagatggtggcagcagcagcaaaatgCCCCAGCCCCCACGGAAGAAAAGGGCACGAGCTGTTGCCACTGTGGAGAGTGAGGAGGCGTTGAAGAAGAGAGTggatgtggaagtggaagtgaagatTCCTGAAGAATTAAAACCATGGCTGGTGGAGGACTGGGACTTGGTCACTAGGCAGAAGCAGTTGTTCCAACTCCCTGCTAAAGAGAATGTAGATGCCATTCTTGAGGAGTATGCCAATTGTACGAAGTCACACGGAAAGGGTGATAATAAGGAGTATGCAGTTGATGAAGTTGTGGGGGGGATAAAAAAGTATTTCAATGTgatgctgggcactcagctgcTCTACGAGTTTGAAAGGCCCCAGTATGCTGAGATCCTGCTGGCTCACCCTGATGTGCCAGTGTCACACATCTATGGGGCACCACACCTACTGAGATTATTTGTGAGAATCGGCGCAATGTTGGCCTATAAGCCCCTTGGTGAGAAGAGGGCAGTGTTGGCCAATACACCCTTCGATGAGCATAGCCTTCCATTACTGCTGGGctatttgcatgatttccttaagtATCTGGCAAAGAATTCTGCTTCGCTGTTTACTGCCAGTGATTACAAAGTGGCTTCTGCTGAGTATCACCTCAAAGCCCTGTGA